Proteins encoded in a region of the Dreissena polymorpha isolate Duluth1 chromosome 6, UMN_Dpol_1.0, whole genome shotgun sequence genome:
- the LOC127836399 gene encoding monocarboxylate transporter 8-like codes for MVLTGIFKRLFENYAGQIGYALLFGFYGGYWTTFLSQVSRELVGPEFVAMGNGYLSFMIAVGGLVAGPCAGILIQEEKQFHYAIYMAGASLIWSNVILLLFKFKNCGPLPSAEDSCGPRKVPLLDEEQYEPVKVKATANGQTLICNPNELIQSPETDI; via the exons ATGGTTCTGACCGGTATTTTCAAGCGTTTGTTTGAGAACTACGCTGGACAGATTGGCTACGCGCTACTGTTTGGGTTCTATGGCGGCTACTGGACGACATTCCTCTCCCAGGTTTCCAGAGAGTTGGTAGGACCAGAGTTTGTTGCCATGGGTAACGGCTATCTCAGCTTCATGATAGCCGTTGGCGGGCTTGTGGCTGGACCATGTGCTG GCATTCTGATCCAGGAAGAGAAGCAGTTCCACTATGCCATCTACATGGCAG GTGCCTCGTTGATATGGAGCAACGTGATACTCCTGCTGTTCAAGTTTAAGAACTGCGGGCCGCTACCCTCGGCCGAGGATTCGTGCGGACCAAGAAAGGTGCCGCTTCTTGATGAGGAGCAGTACGAACCTGTGAAGGTCAAGGCCACCGCAAACGGCCAGACATTAAT ctGCAATCCTAATGAATTGATCCAGTCACCTGAAACAGATATTTAA